In Anaerolineales bacterium, the following are encoded in one genomic region:
- the rplK gene encoding 50S ribosomal protein L11, whose product MAKKLKAVVTVRIEAGKASPAPPIGPALAGHGINLMGFCKEYNARTANRMGDVIPAQVTIYTDGSFTFILKTPPASVLLAKAAGAAKGSGEPNRQKVGEVTRAQVREIAEVKMVDLNANDIEAAMKQIEGTARNMGITVRD is encoded by the coding sequence ATGGCAAAGAAGTTAAAAGCAGTAGTTACCGTGCGCATTGAGGCCGGCAAAGCCAGCCCCGCACCGCCGATTGGTCCGGCTCTGGCCGGCCACGGCATCAACCTGATGGGTTTTTGTAAGGAATACAACGCGCGTACGGCCAACCGTATGGGCGATGTGATCCCCGCTCAGGTCACCATCTACACCGATGGCTCGTTCACCTTCATCCTCAAGACCCCGCCCGCTTCGGTGCTGTTGGCCAAAGCCGCTGGCGCGGCCAAGGGTTCTGGTGAGCCCAACCGCCAGAAGGTTGGCGAGGTGACGCGCGCCCAAGTGCGTGAGATCGCCGAAGTCAAGATGGTGGACTTGAACGCCAACGATATTGAAGCCGCGATGAAGCAGATCGAAGGCACCGCCCGCAACATGGGCATCACCGTACGCGACTAA
- the nusG gene encoding transcription termination/antitermination protein NusG codes for MGEVSAQEPAAEDEDAPAATAPAADAEGDDRAWYVVHCYSGYENKVRHNLEQRIESMGMKDMIFDVVVPTEEEIEVKEGKRRTVERRVFPGYILVNMVMTEESWYVVRNTPGVTSFVGQGNTPLPLRPEEVAQIVKRMEAEAPRIKVTFRQGERVRIVDGPFNDFRGTVSEIDMERAKVRVMVNFFGRETPVELDFLQVEKA; via the coding sequence ATTGGCGAGGTTTCCGCTCAGGAGCCGGCTGCCGAAGACGAAGACGCGCCTGCAGCCACGGCGCCCGCGGCTGACGCCGAAGGCGATGACCGCGCTTGGTATGTGGTGCACTGCTACTCGGGTTACGAGAATAAAGTGCGCCACAACCTGGAACAGCGCATTGAGTCGATGGGCATGAAAGACATGATCTTTGATGTGGTGGTGCCCACCGAAGAGGAAATCGAAGTCAAAGAAGGCAAGCGCCGCACGGTAGAGCGCCGCGTGTTCCCTGGGTACATCCTGGTGAATATGGTCATGACCGAAGAGTCTTGGTACGTGGTGCGCAACACCCCCGGCGTGACCAGCTTTGTGGGCCAGGGCAACACGCCCCTGCCCCTGCGTCCGGAAGAAGTGGCTCAGATCGTCAAGCGCATGGAAGCTGAAGCGCCGCGCATCAAGGTCACTTTCCGCCAGGGCGAACGTGTACGCATTGTGGATGGCCCTTTCAACGATTTCCGCGGCACAGTCTCGGAGATCGACATGGAGCGCGCCAAGGTGCGCGTAATGGTGAATTTCTTCGGTCGTGAAACGCCGGTTGAACTGGACTTTTTGCAGGTCGAGAAAGCGTAG
- the secE gene encoding preprotein translocase subunit SecE, with translation MSLKSVKREPNALQRWARETVTELRRVSWPTREQAVHLTIVVLIVMLVAGAILGSLDFLFERLFVVLLGR, from the coding sequence ATGAGCCTCAAATCAGTAAAGCGAGAACCCAATGCCCTGCAGCGCTGGGCGCGTGAGACGGTGACCGAACTTCGCCGGGTCTCGTGGCCGACGCGTGAGCAGGCCGTTCACCTGACCATTGTGGTGTTGATAGTCATGCTGGTGGCAGGCGCCATTTTGGGCAGCCTGGACTTCTTGTTTGAACGTCTGTTTGTTGTGTTGCTGGGGCGATAG
- the rpmG gene encoding 50S ribosomal protein L33: MAGKKGIRVVITLECTECHERNYTSEKSRRNDQNRLEMKKFCPRCRVHRLHRETK, translated from the coding sequence ATGGCTGGAAAAAAAGGTATACGAGTGGTGATCACTTTGGAGTGTACGGAGTGCCATGAGCGCAACTACACTTCCGAGAAAAGCCGGCGCAACGACCAGAACCGCTTGGAAATGAAGAAGTTCTGCCCGCGCTGCCGTGTTCACCGGTTGCACCGCGAGACGAAGTAA
- the tuf gene encoding elongation factor Tu: MSKEKFDRSKPHLNVGTMGHIDHGKTTLTAAITKVAALMGKGEFKAYDQIDNAPEERERGITISITHVEYETEKRHYAHVDMPGHRDYIKNMITGAAQVDGAILVVAAPDGPMPQTREHVLLARQVEVPSIVIFLNKTDMMDDPELLELVELELRELLNEYGFPGNETPIVRGSGLKALESTSTDINAPEYAPIVELLRVVDEYIPEPTREVDKPFMMSVEDVFSIKGRGTVVTGRIDRGKVKLNDTVDIVGLRDEAGSTVVTGIEMFHKQLEEGLAGDNAGLLLRGVDREQVERGMVLAKPGSIKPHRKFKSEVYVLKKEEGGRHKAFFSGYKPQFYIRTLDVTGEITLPAGVEMVMPGDNVNLDVELGTPVALEQGSKFAIREGGLTVGAGVITEILD, from the coding sequence ATGTCGAAGGAAAAATTTGATCGGAGTAAGCCGCATTTGAATGTGGGGACCATGGGGCACATTGACCATGGCAAGACCACGTTGACGGCCGCGATCACGAAGGTAGCGGCGTTGATGGGCAAAGGCGAGTTCAAAGCCTATGACCAGATCGACAATGCGCCGGAAGAGCGCGAGCGCGGCATCACGATCAGCATCACGCATGTGGAGTATGAGACCGAGAAGCGCCACTATGCGCACGTGGACATGCCGGGCCACCGGGACTACATCAAGAACATGATCACGGGAGCGGCGCAGGTGGACGGCGCCATCTTGGTGGTGGCGGCCCCGGACGGGCCGATGCCGCAGACGCGTGAGCACGTGCTGCTGGCGCGCCAGGTGGAAGTGCCGAGCATCGTCATCTTCCTGAACAAGACCGACATGATGGACGACCCGGAACTGTTGGAGCTGGTGGAGCTGGAGCTGCGTGAGCTGCTGAATGAATATGGCTTCCCGGGCAATGAGACCCCCATCGTGCGCGGGTCGGGCTTGAAGGCCTTGGAGAGCACCTCCACGGACATCAATGCGCCAGAGTATGCGCCGATCGTGGAACTGCTGCGGGTGGTGGACGAGTACATTCCGGAGCCGACGCGTGAAGTGGACAAGCCGTTCATGATGTCTGTGGAGGACGTGTTCTCGATCAAAGGTCGCGGCACGGTGGTGACTGGCCGCATTGACCGCGGCAAGGTCAAGCTGAACGACACGGTGGACATTGTGGGCCTGCGGGATGAAGCGGGCAGCACGGTGGTGACGGGCATTGAGATGTTCCACAAGCAGCTGGAAGAGGGACTGGCAGGCGACAATGCGGGTCTGTTGCTGCGTGGTGTGGACCGTGAGCAGGTGGAGCGCGGCATGGTGTTGGCCAAGCCTGGCAGCATCAAACCGCACCGCAAGTTCAAGAGCGAAGTGTATGTGTTGAAGAAGGAAGAGGGTGGGCGGCACAAAGCCTTCTTCAGTGGGTACAAGCCGCAGTTCTACATTCGGACGTTGGACGTGACGGGCGAGATCACCCTGCCTGCTGGGGTGGAGATGGTGATGCCTGGGGACAACGTGAACCTGGATGTGGAGTTGGGGACGCCGGTGGCGCTGGAGCAGGGCTCGAAGTTCGCCATTCGCGAAGGCGGCCTGACCGTCGGCGCCGGTGTCATCACCGAGATCCTGGACTAA
- the rlmB gene encoding 23S rRNA (guanosine(2251)-2'-O)-methyltransferase RlmB — protein MKEWIYGRHAVYETLRAGRRKVHRLKLAQGLQTSAVLQAALDLAQKLKVPVEQVRRNELDGLGDNHQGLALQADEFRYSHLGELLAKAKSSGEPPFFLILDSLQDPQNLGTLLRSAEAVGVHGVVLPQRRTASITPAVVNSSSGASEHLLVVQANLAQVIEELKRENVWVIGLEGGPGAQPLGRLRLDGAIALVVGSEGEGLRRLVRESCDGLLSLPMKGQIESLNAAVAGSVALYMAWQARNFS, from the coding sequence TTGAAAGAATGGATCTATGGCCGTCATGCAGTCTATGAAACCCTGCGGGCCGGCCGTCGCAAAGTCCATCGCTTGAAGCTGGCCCAAGGCTTACAGACCAGTGCAGTCTTGCAGGCCGCGCTAGACCTGGCCCAAAAGCTCAAAGTGCCCGTCGAGCAAGTGCGCCGCAATGAGCTGGACGGCTTGGGTGACAACCATCAGGGCCTGGCACTGCAAGCTGATGAATTCCGCTACAGTCATTTGGGGGAGCTGCTGGCCAAGGCCAAATCTTCCGGCGAGCCCCCTTTCTTTTTGATCCTTGATTCTTTGCAAGACCCGCAAAACCTGGGTACGTTGCTGCGCTCTGCAGAGGCGGTCGGAGTGCATGGAGTCGTGCTGCCGCAGCGGCGCACCGCCAGCATCACCCCGGCCGTGGTCAACTCTTCCTCGGGCGCCAGCGAGCACTTGCTGGTGGTGCAGGCCAACCTGGCCCAGGTGATCGAGGAACTTAAACGCGAGAACGTGTGGGTCATCGGTCTGGAGGGCGGCCCCGGCGCCCAACCGCTCGGCCGGCTGCGTTTGGATGGCGCCATTGCCCTGGTGGTGGGCAGTGAGGGTGAGGGCTTGCGCCGCCTGGTGCGTGAATCCTGTGATGGCTTGCTGAGCCTGCCGATGAAAGGCCAAATCGAGTCGCTAAATGCGGCTGTGGCCGGCTCTGTGGCACTATATATGGCTTGGCAAGCGCGTAACTTTTCCTGA
- the cysS gene encoding cysteine--tRNA ligase, with translation MALRIYNTLTRSTDEFKPLVPGEVSMYVCGPTVYASAHIGHAMSSLIFDVVRRYLEYRGYKVRHAMNYTDVDDKIIQKANSEGSDSLSVAERYIEEYAKHLRELNVLPATIYPRATQEIDYIIDMVSGMVAGGAAYEAGGDVYYRVERDEDYGKLSGRRLEDMNAGARIDVDERKEHPMDFAVWKTAKPGEPAWDSPWGPGRPGWHIECSAMVFHHLGEQIDIHGGGNDLIFPHHENEIAQSESLSGKPFAQVWMHNGMMQLSGEKMSKSLGNLITIQQFLDAHSADALRMMVLNTSYRHPLTYSTEIVEQAERGLDRLRSGLRPALPGVSGASPEAIEALNARAEAAPPAFVEAMDDDFNSAAALAVMFELVRQINQARDAGATDAQLAAAQNVLLELSGVLGLRLKAVERQPDVAPLHGLIDEIAAELEGQADLLEAARSAENGAALMDTLLELRKAIRAQKLWALSDKIRDRLAEQGILVEDSAGGSSWRWG, from the coding sequence ATGGCATTGCGTATCTACAACACCCTCACCCGCAGCACCGACGAATTCAAGCCGCTGGTGCCTGGGGAAGTCTCCATGTATGTCTGCGGCCCCACCGTGTACGCATCGGCGCACATCGGGCACGCCATGTCATCTTTGATCTTTGACGTCGTGCGGCGCTATTTGGAATACCGCGGTTATAAGGTGCGGCACGCCATGAACTACACGGATGTGGATGACAAGATCATCCAAAAGGCCAACAGCGAGGGCAGCGATTCGCTGAGCGTGGCCGAACGCTACATTGAGGAATACGCCAAGCACCTCAGAGAATTGAATGTCTTGCCTGCCACGATCTACCCGCGCGCCACACAGGAGATCGATTACATCATCGATATGGTTTCTGGCATGGTGGCGGGGGGCGCGGCCTATGAGGCCGGCGGCGATGTCTACTACCGGGTTGAACGAGACGAGGATTATGGCAAGCTCTCCGGCCGCCGGTTGGAGGACATGAACGCCGGAGCGCGCATCGATGTCGATGAGCGCAAAGAACACCCCATGGACTTCGCTGTGTGGAAGACGGCCAAGCCGGGCGAACCCGCCTGGGACAGCCCCTGGGGGCCGGGCCGCCCCGGCTGGCACATCGAGTGCTCCGCCATGGTCTTCCATCATTTGGGCGAGCAGATCGATATTCATGGCGGCGGCAATGACCTGATCTTCCCCCATCATGAGAACGAAATTGCCCAGAGCGAGAGCCTGAGCGGCAAGCCATTTGCCCAGGTGTGGATGCACAATGGGATGATGCAGCTCTCGGGCGAGAAGATGTCCAAGTCGCTGGGCAACCTGATCACTATTCAGCAATTTTTGGATGCACACTCGGCGGATGCGCTGCGCATGATGGTGCTGAACACCAGCTATCGCCACCCGCTGACTTACAGCACCGAGATCGTGGAGCAAGCCGAGCGCGGCCTGGACCGCTTGCGCAGCGGCCTGCGTCCGGCCCTGCCGGGTGTCAGCGGCGCCAGCCCCGAGGCGATAGAGGCGCTGAACGCCCGTGCTGAAGCCGCTCCGCCGGCCTTCGTTGAGGCGATGGATGACGACTTCAATAGCGCGGCGGCTTTGGCGGTCATGTTTGAGCTGGTGCGCCAGATCAACCAGGCGCGGGATGCCGGCGCTACGGATGCCCAGCTGGCCGCAGCCCAGAACGTCCTCCTGGAGCTCTCCGGCGTGCTGGGCCTGCGTCTCAAAGCGGTAGAGCGCCAGCCGGATGTCGCCCCACTGCATGGCCTGATCGATGAGATCGCTGCCGAGCTGGAGGGCCAGGCAGACCTACTGGAGGCCGCCCGCTCGGCAGAGAACGGTGCAGCTCTGATGGATACATTGCTGGAGCTGCGCAAGGCGATCCGCGCCCAAAAGCTGTGGGCGCTTTCGGACAAGATCCGCGACCGCCTGGCTGAGCAAGGCATCCTGGTCGAAGACAGCGCCGGCGGCAGTTCCTGGCGCTGGGGCTAA
- a CDS encoding PIN domain nuclease — translation MSIAFFSRLVGMLVFGIAGWYLGGALAPLVGSQDITLWSQAGSALGALVGLLLTPWLALRPLRATYTFLSQLSLRSLMAGLLGLILGLIVSGLLAVPLSLLPQPLSQILPIVVAVALSYLGVVTSVNRQGEIFSIFSNFGNRAAAEGRSKATPAAGRTILTDTSVIIDGRITDIARTGFLSGTLLIPRFVLNELQHIADSSDKLRRQRGRRGLEVLAALQKDPHITVQISDIDVEGMREVDDKLVVLARQMHAPILTNDFNLNRVADLQGVLILNINDLANAVKSVFLPGEELTVRVIQEGREHRQGVGYLEDGTMVVVQDGVDFMGAEVRTSVTKVLQTAAGRMVFAKPEEKPKNSPRPTRNGGRKR, via the coding sequence ATGAGCATTGCGTTTTTCTCGCGCTTGGTCGGCATGCTGGTTTTCGGCATTGCCGGCTGGTATCTGGGGGGCGCCCTGGCCCCATTGGTCGGTTCACAAGACATCACCCTTTGGTCACAAGCCGGTAGCGCCCTGGGCGCCCTGGTGGGTCTGCTGCTGACCCCCTGGTTGGCTTTACGCCCGCTGCGCGCCACCTATACGTTTCTTTCCCAGCTTTCCCTGCGCTCGCTGATGGCCGGGTTGCTGGGCCTGATCTTGGGCTTGATCGTCTCGGGCTTGCTGGCTGTGCCGCTGTCCCTGCTGCCCCAGCCCCTCAGCCAAATTTTGCCGATCGTGGTTGCCGTGGCTCTCAGCTACCTGGGTGTGGTGACCAGCGTCAACCGCCAGGGTGAGATATTTTCGATCTTCAGCAATTTCGGCAACCGCGCCGCAGCCGAAGGCCGCAGCAAGGCCACCCCGGCGGCCGGCCGCACCATCCTGACTGACACCAGCGTGATCATTGATGGCCGCATCACCGATATTGCGCGTACCGGCTTCCTTTCAGGCACCTTGCTCATCCCGCGTTTTGTTCTGAACGAACTGCAGCACATCGCCGATTCGTCCGATAAGCTGCGCCGCCAGCGCGGCCGTCGCGGCCTGGAAGTGCTGGCGGCCCTGCAAAAGGACCCGCATATCACTGTGCAGATCAGCGATATTGATGTGGAAGGCATGCGTGAGGTGGATGACAAGCTGGTGGTTCTGGCCCGCCAAATGCATGCGCCGATCCTGACCAACGATTTCAACCTGAACCGCGTGGCCGACCTGCAAGGTGTGCTGATCTTGAACATCAATGACCTGGCCAACGCGGTCAAATCGGTCTTTTTGCCGGGCGAGGAACTCACCGTGCGCGTGATCCAGGAAGGGCGGGAGCACCGCCAGGGCGTCGGTTACCTCGAAGACGGCACCATGGTCGTGGTGCAAGATGGGGTGGACTTTATGGGGGCAGAAGTGCGCACTTCGGTGACCAAGGTGCTGCAGACGGCAGCCGGGCGCATGGTCTTTGCCAAGCCCGAAGAAAAACCCAAAAATTCCCCACGTCCGACCCGCAACGGCGGACGCAAACGTTAG
- the trxA gene encoding thioredoxin, which produces MNASSHIIEVNQADFHTEVLLHSSQRPVVVDFWAEWCAPCKVIAPILEKLAHEEGGAFRLAKVDVDANPGLAEQFGVRGIPAIKAFRNGQVVAEFSGVRSETEIRQFLKALQPPLGDMATGKADALLAEEAWEEAEDLYRQALDDNPDHPAALLGLARSLLAQGLAAAALPILREFPVSKLYATAEQLIPLAETMAAANDSPPDEAEELDALAANAMRLAGRGQLLAAMDGLLDVLRENKQHAAGRTRQVFLGCLAVLGDENPNTRAYRADLAALLF; this is translated from the coding sequence ATGAACGCTTCAAGCCACATTATTGAGGTAAACCAGGCTGATTTTCACACCGAAGTGCTGCTGCATTCCAGCCAGCGCCCAGTAGTGGTGGATTTTTGGGCCGAGTGGTGCGCGCCGTGCAAAGTGATCGCCCCCATTTTGGAAAAGCTGGCCCACGAGGAAGGCGGCGCCTTTCGCCTGGCCAAGGTAGATGTAGATGCCAACCCGGGGCTGGCCGAGCAATTTGGCGTGCGCGGCATCCCCGCCATCAAGGCTTTCCGCAATGGTCAGGTCGTGGCCGAATTCAGCGGTGTGCGTTCCGAAACAGAAATCCGCCAGTTTCTGAAAGCGCTACAGCCGCCCCTGGGTGACATGGCCACTGGCAAAGCTGATGCGCTGCTGGCAGAAGAAGCCTGGGAAGAAGCAGAAGATCTCTACCGCCAGGCACTGGATGACAACCCAGACCATCCGGCAGCCTTACTGGGCCTGGCGCGCAGCCTGCTGGCCCAGGGTCTGGCCGCCGCGGCACTGCCCATCCTGCGCGAGTTCCCAGTAAGCAAGCTCTACGCCACTGCAGAGCAGCTTATCCCGCTGGCGGAAACAATGGCCGCCGCAAACGACAGCCCGCCCGATGAGGCGGAGGAGCTGGACGCCCTGGCGGCCAACGCTATGCGCCTGGCCGGGCGCGGCCAATTGCTGGCGGCGATGGATGGCCTGCTGGACGTGCTGCGCGAGAACAAGCAGCACGCCGCCGGCCGCACCCGGCAAGTCTTCCTGGGCTGCCTGGCCGTGCTGGGCGATGAGAACCCGAACACGCGTGCCTACCGCGCTGACCTGGCGGCCCTGCTCTTCTAA